One Lacticaseibacillus rhamnosus genomic window carries:
- a CDS encoding IS5-like element ISLrh2 family transposase, whose amino-acid sequence MVYRQKATQLSLESFGSALGTPLSPDNEWVQYAELIPWAKLEEAYQLQFPSKTGRAAKPFRLLYGATLIQLKKGLTDRQVVDDIRDTPAYQYFIGLPEYRAKKPFEHTTLVHFRQRLSAISDLIRNITNDFTRERLEADLPEGTHVLISDATAVPVKIKYPQDTTLLNQSRLNLEQMVTDLAHGLGVEIPRTYRREAKGKWTAFSRKPRRQNKERRKQLQAQLQYIRRDLRYVAELLAQGGQLTDWQAQRLEVIKQVYEQQLFMFENHTHHVENRIVSLQQPYIRPIVRGKAKQSVEFGAKIDCSMLDGVIDVERFDFNSFNESTDLEVTLDHAFDLVGEYPDEVLVDTLYRTRDNINLCKKLGIKLNGPKLGRKPKHVDPKQRKADVSAENRRGAIERKFAFLKGSLGLDLVNTRTAESLVVTVDSAIALANIDLLLKLFSVPISIVVEQGGLHYQINYKVTEIRPETAA is encoded by the coding sequence ATGGTTTATCGTCAAAAAGCAACGCAACTATCACTTGAATCCTTTGGAAGCGCTCTGGGAACACCGCTCAGCCCGGACAACGAGTGGGTTCAATATGCAGAATTGATCCCATGGGCCAAACTTGAAGAGGCATACCAATTACAGTTCCCTTCAAAAACCGGCCGAGCAGCGAAGCCATTTCGATTGCTTTATGGCGCAACGTTGATCCAGTTGAAGAAAGGCCTGACCGACCGCCAAGTTGTCGACGATATCCGTGATACACCAGCCTATCAGTACTTCATCGGATTACCCGAATATCGCGCTAAGAAGCCATTTGAACACACAACGTTGGTGCACTTTCGCCAACGGCTTTCAGCCATCTCAGATTTGATCCGCAACATTACTAATGACTTCACGCGCGAGCGGTTGGAGGCCGATCTACCTGAGGGGACACATGTTTTGATTAGTGATGCGACTGCCGTTCCGGTCAAGATCAAGTATCCCCAAGATACAACGCTGCTTAACCAGAGTCGTTTGAATCTCGAACAAATGGTCACAGATCTGGCCCACGGGTTAGGTGTGGAAATTCCGCGGACGTACAGACGTGAAGCAAAAGGTAAGTGGACCGCTTTTTCGAGGAAACCGCGGCGTCAAAACAAGGAACGCCGCAAACAGCTTCAGGCTCAGCTACAATACATCCGAAGAGATCTGCGATATGTGGCGGAACTGCTTGCGCAAGGCGGTCAGCTCACTGATTGGCAAGCACAGCGTCTGGAAGTGATTAAACAAGTCTATGAGCAGCAGCTCTTCATGTTTGAGAACCACACTCACCATGTCGAGAATCGCATCGTTAGCCTTCAACAGCCGTATATCCGGCCAATCGTGCGAGGTAAGGCAAAGCAGTCCGTTGAGTTTGGCGCCAAGATTGACTGTTCCATGTTGGATGGCGTGATTGATGTAGAGCGTTTCGACTTCAATTCATTTAACGAAAGCACTGATCTTGAAGTAACGCTTGACCATGCTTTTGACCTAGTGGGTGAATATCCGGATGAGGTGCTGGTCGATACTCTCTATCGCACGCGAGATAACATCAATCTGTGTAAGAAGCTAGGCATTAAACTTAATGGGCCAAAGCTGGGTCGAAAGCCCAAACATGTGGATCCGAAACAGCGCAAAGCCGATGTCAGTGCGGAAAACCGTCGCGGTGCCATTGAGCGCAAGTTTGCCTTCTTGAAAGGTTCACTTGGGCTTGACTTAGTGAACACCAGAACGGCTGAGTCCTTGGTGGTAACGGTGGATAGCGCGATTGCATTGGCAAATATCGACCTCCTCCTTAAGCTTTTTTCTGTACCAATTTCTATTGTGGTCGAACAGGGTGGCCTGCATTATCAAATCAACTATAAAGTGACTGAAATTCGGCCAGAAACCGCAGCCTAA
- a CDS encoding PTS sugar transporter subunit IIB, whose translation MNDVVDIRVDDRLIHGQVAGLWTNRLAATRIMVIDDEVANDNAQKELLRMVAPASVNTSIITEEKAFNNLSANRYAGQRVFVLVKSPLVLKRLFDRGLKIHTINLGNVSKRDDRRTILPGIALNDREREALYSLINQGVTVTAIKTPTDPRLIVTEKMLRGNE comes from the coding sequence TTGAATGATGTTGTTGATATTCGAGTTGACGATCGCTTGATTCATGGACAAGTAGCCGGACTTTGGACAAATCGACTAGCGGCTACCCGAATCATGGTCATTGATGACGAAGTTGCAAACGATAATGCTCAAAAAGAGTTGCTGAGAATGGTGGCCCCAGCGAGTGTGAATACGTCAATTATCACAGAGGAAAAAGCCTTTAATAATCTTTCAGCAAATAGGTATGCTGGTCAACGAGTTTTTGTATTAGTCAAGAGCCCACTTGTACTGAAACGACTATTTGATAGAGGATTGAAGATCCATACCATCAATTTAGGAAATGTGTCAAAACGAGACGATCGGAGGACAATACTTCCCGGAATTGCACTGAATGACAGGGAACGCGAGGCATTGTACAGTCTTATTAATCAAGGAGTTACGGTAACTGCCATCAAGACGCCAACGGATCCGCGTTTAATTGTTACCGAAAAAATGTTGAGGGGAAATGAATGA
- a CDS encoding PTS system mannose/fructose/sorbose family transporter subunit IID produces the protein MSDQKQNLTNAEMRQVEKLPSNIKRRVLTRFVFGGATGSLNYEKMMALAYCYSVLPAMKFLYRQNPDGLQKALQTQLAFFNTNGIMAPFVIGADLAIEESQGVNSLPTVTGIKTSLMGPLAGIGDTLLLSTPGAIFGGIAASMAVKGNPVGVILWLVVMVAIKCLVIPLYKMGYNSGAKLVTTLRDELTSITDAISVVGLMVVGALIPTVINATVKAKYVAGKLVVNGQHVLDSILPGMIPVLLVLLVYWLLGKKRMTPVRIILVVLVLSIALSAIGFL, from the coding sequence ATGAGTGATCAAAAGCAGAATTTAACAAATGCAGAAATGAGACAGGTTGAAAAGTTGCCTAGTAACATTAAACGTCGAGTGCTGACTCGCTTTGTTTTTGGTGGTGCAACGGGGTCATTAAACTATGAAAAAATGATGGCACTGGCATATTGCTACTCCGTACTTCCGGCAATGAAGTTTCTGTATCGTCAAAATCCAGATGGGTTGCAGAAGGCTTTGCAGACACAGTTGGCATTCTTCAATACAAATGGGATTATGGCACCTTTTGTAATTGGAGCCGATCTTGCAATTGAAGAAAGCCAAGGCGTTAATTCACTTCCGACAGTAACAGGGATCAAAACCAGTTTAATGGGGCCGCTCGCGGGAATAGGGGATACGCTATTACTTTCGACTCCAGGAGCTATTTTTGGTGGCATCGCGGCTTCCATGGCTGTTAAAGGAAATCCAGTTGGGGTTATTCTTTGGCTGGTTGTTATGGTTGCAATCAAGTGCTTGGTTATCCCGTTGTATAAGATGGGATATAATTCGGGCGCTAAACTTGTCACGACACTGCGAGACGAGTTAACTTCAATCACTGATGCAATTTCTGTGGTTGGGTTGATGGTAGTTGGTGCATTGATTCCAACGGTGATCAATGCAACAGTCAAAGCTAAGTATGTTGCTGGGAAATTAGTAGTGAATGGACAGCATGTGCTTGATTCGATTTTGCCGGGCATGATTCCAGTTCTATTGGTGTTACTGGTTTATTGGTTACTTGGTAAGAAGCGTATGACGCCAGTACGTATTATTCTTGTTGTGCTTGTTTTGTCGATTGCATTATCGGCAATAGGATTCTTATAG
- a CDS encoding PTS mannose/fructose/sorbose/N-acetylgalactosamine transporter subunit IIC — translation MHVTIIQSILVIIFGFFMNYERWVSAIGLWQALLCGVITGLLCGDVTTGLYVGGTLQLMTLGVSSFGGASVPDYPAAAIVGTYLAIATGIGGKVGVTIGIPVAIVMVQLDVLLKMVNVYFQHQAEKAVGNRNYKMIGIWQWIAIILTMCETGIPILLTVIFGRGLVVTAFQYVPQWLLSGLQVAGGLLPAVGLGILLRTMPVKKQWPALLIGFLLVAYIKVSVLGVGLFGVAAAFVYYKSKHRVTTHNTKAPTASIKGGNGEEISGDE, via the coding sequence ATGCATGTAACAATCATTCAGTCAATCTTAGTTATTATATTTGGCTTCTTTATGAATTACGAACGCTGGGTTAGCGCAATTGGACTTTGGCAAGCATTACTTTGCGGTGTCATAACCGGACTTTTATGTGGGGATGTGACGACCGGACTGTATGTTGGCGGAACATTACAATTGATGACACTGGGAGTCAGCAGTTTTGGAGGCGCTTCCGTTCCTGATTATCCAGCTGCGGCAATTGTTGGAACATATCTTGCAATTGCAACGGGCATCGGTGGAAAAGTCGGGGTTACAATCGGCATCCCAGTAGCAATTGTGATGGTTCAACTAGATGTTTTGCTAAAAATGGTTAATGTTTATTTCCAACATCAAGCAGAAAAAGCGGTGGGAAATCGTAATTATAAGATGATAGGAATTTGGCAATGGATTGCTATTATCTTGACGATGTGTGAAACAGGGATCCCTATTCTCTTGACAGTTATTTTTGGTAGAGGGCTTGTTGTTACTGCGTTTCAATATGTTCCACAGTGGTTGCTTTCAGGACTTCAAGTTGCGGGTGGCTTATTGCCAGCAGTCGGGCTAGGTATCTTGTTACGGACGATGCCAGTAAAAAAACAGTGGCCAGCTTTGCTTATTGGGTTCTTACTAGTGGCATATATAAAGGTGTCTGTCCTAGGTGTAGGTTTGTTCGGCGTTGCAGCGGCATTTGTGTACTATAAATCAAAGCATCGAGTGACCACACACAATACAAAAGCACCAACGGCTTCAATTAAAGGTGGCAACGGAGAGGAGATTAGTGGTGATGAGTGA
- a CDS encoding PTS sugar transporter subunit IIA codes for MVTIILTSHGSYAQGIYDTLACFSKDLNNVHTLCLGDDSIYDFNAKAESLIASVTGDVLVMADMFQGTPFKTFYTLLRDRKNAKIVVNISFVDALTALLNHQNELSFVVQQVLDNPGVQEVSTGALIQDTRPDDE; via the coding sequence ATGGTCACAATTATTTTAACCAGTCATGGATCATACGCTCAAGGAATCTATGACACATTGGCATGTTTTTCAAAGGATTTAAATAATGTTCATACGCTTTGTCTGGGTGATGACAGTATTTATGACTTTAATGCCAAAGCAGAGTCATTGATAGCTTCAGTGACTGGGGATGTCTTAGTAATGGCTGATATGTTTCAAGGCACACCTTTCAAAACTTTTTATACACTTTTGCGAGACAGAAAAAACGCGAAGATTGTTGTCAATATAAGTTTTGTGGATGCTTTAACGGCGTTGTTAAATCACCAGAATGAATTGAGCTTCGTGGTTCAGCAAGTTCTTGACAATCCGGGAGTACAAGAAGTCTCGACTGGTGCGCTGATTCAAGATACCAGGCCGGACGACGAATAG
- a CDS encoding GntR family transcriptional regulator: MNNSKRIADDLRALISEGGLVDDQLPTENSLMAKYRASRYAVRKATEELQKQGIIYKVQGGGTFVNKAYKKKTLSHAVGLVTAGDLTENGLLNTISTAFFKKGYTLFTVETHNSPQSEYESLRSFYDLNADAVLIEPSQSAVNTQSLKLLGEMQVNKIFTFFLFSSYPSVSAPLFSLTDADSEAAVTSEVIQMGHKRLLGIFQVDDMRSVLRMNGFIRAYQQHPEVALNSYMETYQSSESLRAVIERVRMHFIDVDKELRPTAIVVHDDRMALQVMSMLQRAGIRVPEDVSIVGFGDSIQSSTVTPTLATVSFDKPAFVSHLVQQTLLAISGEKPVSKQFPAYLIKRKSLSRYPYRVD; encoded by the coding sequence ATGAACAACTCAAAACGTATAGCAGATGATTTGCGAGCACTCATCAGCGAAGGCGGCTTGGTGGATGATCAGTTACCGACTGAAAATAGCCTGATGGCCAAATATCGAGCCAGTCGTTATGCTGTGCGCAAAGCAACCGAGGAATTACAAAAGCAAGGTATCATTTATAAAGTCCAAGGCGGCGGTACTTTTGTAAATAAAGCGTACAAAAAAAAGACACTCTCGCATGCTGTTGGTTTAGTCACAGCTGGTGATCTCACAGAAAACGGTCTTTTAAATACTATAAGCACAGCTTTTTTTAAAAAAGGCTATACTTTGTTTACGGTTGAAACTCATAACTCACCACAATCGGAATATGAGTCGCTACGGTCTTTTTACGATCTAAATGCAGATGCTGTACTTATCGAACCCAGTCAAAGTGCTGTAAACACACAAAGCTTAAAACTATTAGGAGAAATGCAAGTGAATAAGATTTTCACATTCTTTTTATTTTCCTCCTATCCTTCAGTATCTGCCCCTTTGTTCTCTTTGACGGATGCTGACAGTGAAGCGGCTGTCACAAGTGAAGTTATTCAAATGGGCCATAAACGCTTACTAGGAATCTTTCAGGTAGACGATATGCGTAGTGTTTTAAGAATGAATGGTTTTATCCGTGCATACCAGCAACATCCTGAGGTTGCTTTAAATTCTTATATGGAAACTTACCAATCCTCAGAGTCACTACGAGCCGTTATTGAAAGAGTGCGTATGCATTTTATTGATGTAGATAAAGAACTCCGACCAACTGCCATCGTTGTGCACGATGATCGGATGGCATTACAAGTTATGTCCATGTTGCAACGCGCGGGTATTCGTGTTCCTGAAGACGTTTCGATTGTTGGATTCGGAGATTCGATTCAATCCAGCACAGTAACACCAACGCTCGCAACTGTCTCATTTGACAAACCGGCATTTGTTTCTCATCTCGTCCAGCAGACCCTTCTTGCTATATCAGGTGAGAAACCAGTTTCTAAACAATTTCCCGCATACTTGATAAAGCGTAAAAGTCTGTCCAGATATCCTTATCGAGTTGACTAG
- a CDS encoding 6-phospho-alpha-glucosidase — MTQTKKFSIVIAGGGSTYTAGIVMMLLENADRFPLRALKLYDIDEARQAIIAKAIAIELKEKAPNIEFTWTTDPQTAFTDVDFCFAHIRSGGYKMREQDEKIPLKHHVVGQETCGPGGIAYGMRSIGDIIELIDFMERYSPDCWMLNYSNPASIVAEACRRLRPDAKILNICDMPVGTQRRMSQIVGLQPEDLEVRYFGMNHFGWWTSVKDKVGHEYLPQIRDYVAHHGYLTQVEVDTQHMDASWQATHKKAQDLLAVDPNYLPNTYLKYYLYPDYVVAHSDPEYTRANEVEDGREKRVFTAAQKIIDAGTSEVGAFPIDSHASFIVDLACAIAFNTHERMLLIVENNGAIANIDDDIMVEVPCIVGKDGAEPLTQGKIPLFQRGMILNQAMVEKLVVDGWIHHDYQELWQALTLSKTLPSAQVAKEVLDDLIVANREYWPELRHADHEVHLMSESPVSES; from the coding sequence ATGACCCAGACTAAGAAGTTTTCAATTGTGATTGCAGGCGGAGGCAGTACCTATACAGCAGGCATTGTCATGATGCTGCTGGAAAATGCGGATCGTTTTCCGTTACGGGCTTTGAAGCTGTACGACATTGATGAAGCCCGCCAAGCGATAATTGCCAAGGCGATTGCCATTGAATTAAAGGAAAAAGCACCTAATATCGAGTTTACTTGGACGACTGATCCCCAAACCGCCTTTACCGATGTTGACTTCTGTTTTGCACACATTCGCTCTGGTGGCTACAAGATGCGGGAACAGGATGAAAAGATTCCATTGAAGCATCACGTTGTCGGACAGGAAACCTGTGGCCCAGGTGGAATTGCCTATGGGATGCGCAGTATCGGCGACATCATTGAACTCATTGACTTTATGGAACGGTATTCACCGGATTGTTGGATGCTAAATTATTCCAATCCAGCATCGATTGTGGCCGAAGCGTGTCGCCGGCTGCGGCCAGATGCCAAAATTTTGAATATTTGCGATATGCCGGTTGGAACTCAGCGGCGGATGTCACAAATTGTTGGCTTACAACCAGAAGATTTAGAGGTGCGCTATTTTGGCATGAATCATTTTGGCTGGTGGACGAGTGTCAAGGATAAAGTCGGCCATGAATATTTACCACAGATTCGAGACTATGTAGCGCATCACGGTTATCTGACCCAAGTAGAAGTGGACACGCAGCACATGGATGCGAGTTGGCAGGCGACCCACAAAAAAGCTCAGGATCTGCTTGCGGTGGATCCTAACTATCTGCCAAATACGTACCTCAAGTATTATTTATACCCGGATTATGTTGTTGCCCATTCGGATCCTGAATACACGCGCGCTAATGAGGTTGAGGACGGTCGAGAAAAGCGTGTTTTCACGGCCGCACAAAAGATCATTGATGCGGGTACTAGCGAGGTCGGCGCGTTTCCAATCGACAGTCACGCCTCATTTATCGTGGATCTTGCCTGTGCAATTGCCTTTAATACACATGAACGCATGTTGCTCATTGTGGAAAATAATGGCGCAATCGCCAATATTGATGACGACATCATGGTGGAAGTGCCTTGTATCGTCGGAAAAGATGGTGCCGAACCGTTAACGCAAGGGAAAATTCCATTGTTTCAGCGCGGGATGATCCTCAATCAGGCGATGGTAGAGAAGCTGGTAGTGGACGGGTGGATTCATCATGATTATCAGGAACTCTGGCAGGCACTTACGCTATCGAAGACGTTGCCTAGTGCTCAAGTGGCAAAAGAAGTGCTGGATGATTTGATTGTGGCGAATCGAGAGTACTGGCCTGAACTGCGGCATGCTGATCATGAGGTTCATTTGATGAGTGAAAGTCCTGTAAGTGAAAGTTGA
- a CDS encoding PTS transporter subunit EIIC: protein MKQKVMDGLQRFSKAMFVPVLILPIAGILIAIGNIFTNQKLLEVVPFMNNPVTKGFGLILSGSLVSILTNLGVIFCVGLAVGLAKKKKAEAGFTALLTFLVFINAMNKFMELRGILSKAENLQGTGQAAVLGVQILDMGVFLGIILGITVGYIHNKFVDTEFHSAFQIYGGSRFVFIVLIPVTVLLAVALTYVWPFIQMGISGLGHVINQTGNFGLFLYGSLERLLIPTGLHHLIYTPFLYTSLGGVEEIGGHIFEGARNIYYAEMADPGIHLLSRSVIWDARGISKMFGLIGACLAMYQMAKPENKNKVKAILIPAVVTSFLAGVTEPIEFSFMFIAPLLFVVHAGLSGLSMVVLNLLNVRAIGPNGFLDFLLYNLPLGIGKTHWPMYILVGIAFFFIYYFTFRFLIGRFNLKTIGREQDTEETKLYSKADYQAKKQTPPVQVPKGAQDVPVATIIEALGGADNFESVTNCYTRLRTVLKDPDLVDEATLRNVTGASGVIKKGNNVHVVYGLAVTKVRTAVDAALGFDTAEVE, encoded by the coding sequence ATGAAGCAAAAGGTCATGGATGGCTTACAGCGATTTTCAAAGGCAATGTTTGTGCCGGTGCTAATTCTACCGATTGCGGGTATTTTGATCGCGATCGGCAATATCTTTACGAATCAAAAATTGCTTGAAGTTGTCCCATTTATGAATAATCCAGTGACCAAGGGCTTTGGTTTGATTTTGTCGGGGTCATTGGTGTCAATTCTGACCAATCTTGGGGTGATTTTCTGTGTGGGGTTAGCGGTTGGTTTGGCGAAGAAGAAAAAAGCAGAGGCCGGATTCACGGCTTTGCTGACTTTCTTAGTTTTCATCAATGCCATGAATAAGTTTATGGAGCTGCGGGGAATTCTTTCCAAAGCTGAGAATCTTCAAGGAACCGGCCAGGCAGCGGTGCTTGGGGTTCAGATTCTGGATATGGGCGTTTTTCTGGGCATTATTCTCGGTATTACGGTTGGTTATATCCATAACAAATTTGTTGATACTGAATTCCACAGTGCATTTCAGATTTATGGTGGCAGTCGTTTTGTCTTTATTGTACTGATTCCGGTGACGGTTTTATTGGCAGTCGCACTGACCTATGTGTGGCCATTCATCCAAATGGGTATTTCCGGTTTGGGCCACGTAATTAATCAGACCGGTAACTTTGGGTTATTCCTTTATGGGTCACTGGAACGATTGCTGATTCCGACCGGCTTACACCACCTCATTTACACGCCATTTCTCTATACCTCGCTTGGTGGGGTTGAAGAAATCGGTGGTCACATTTTTGAAGGTGCCAGAAATATTTATTATGCGGAGATGGCCGATCCTGGTATTCACCTACTATCACGCTCGGTTATCTGGGATGCACGTGGTATTTCGAAAATGTTTGGTTTGATCGGCGCATGTTTAGCGATGTATCAAATGGCGAAACCGGAAAACAAGAATAAAGTCAAGGCAATCCTAATTCCTGCCGTTGTGACTTCTTTCTTAGCTGGTGTCACCGAACCAATCGAGTTTTCGTTCATGTTCATTGCCCCATTACTGTTTGTCGTTCATGCTGGGCTGAGCGGTTTGAGCATGGTCGTCTTGAACCTCCTTAACGTTCGGGCAATTGGACCAAATGGCTTCCTTGATTTTCTGCTGTATAACCTGCCACTGGGTATCGGAAAGACTCACTGGCCGATGTATATACTCGTCGGGATTGCCTTTTTCTTCATTTATTACTTTACGTTCAGGTTTTTGATTGGACGATTCAACTTGAAAACCATTGGGCGTGAGCAAGATACCGAAGAAACCAAACTTTATAGTAAAGCCGATTATCAGGCGAAGAAGCAAACGCCACCTGTACAAGTTCCCAAAGGTGCCCAAGATGTGCCAGTCGCGACCATTATTGAAGCACTTGGTGGAGCGGACAACTTTGAAAGTGTGACGAATTGTTATACCCGCTTGCGAACGGTTTTAAAAGATCCGGATCTGGTTGATGAAGCGACATTAAGGAATGTTACCGGCGCCAGTGGGGTGATCAAAAAAGGCAACAATGTCCATGTTGTCTATGGATTAGCAGTCACTAAAGTAAGAACCGCGGTGGATGCCGCATTAGGTTTCGACACAGCAGAAGTTGAATAG
- a CDS encoding ATP-binding cassette domain-containing protein, translating to MKNFLMQQRGRTCLNIVWIIVNVLLYTGTSVLLTFTTDAVFSKNLLALVEWSVVNLLVWMTFLVSNYFQTVFQEKLTQRILVAVRSTISRKIAGKSYEQYHRQTTGEYLSEYVNDAGNIEVNAIKKFFALISSAATVLFATLALAAYHLLFLPVIFVLVILMLKGPSYLEKSMTTATKQLSDGNAAFSNQLTNVLNGFDVFSNANQLRQLCRLVKNAAQKYGHTKVAYTQTNTRVSNLIAALSIFCQVMVDVVTSVLAILGAIPLGAISSTGNIAASVFNSMSSLSNDAVQIKSTRPLFDKIAARAVNNEAASESISVPTFQRALKIVNLSYAIDGKKIFDHLNLIFNRGGKYAIVGRSGVGKSTLLKILNGQITDYHGHVYLDHHDIRTLTRAQLTGIGQYIDQNVYLFNDSVENNTALWRKKKHADNWLQKALKKAQVDFVKSPHQLIKENGENLSGGQKQRLALARFFYAPKPIALLDEGTSALDPETAQAVTKAFLDDPDTTLIEVSHHLDAKLRAEYDGVIELGK from the coding sequence ATGAAGAACTTCTTAATGCAACAGCGTGGGCGGACATGTCTTAATATTGTCTGGATTATCGTTAATGTTTTGCTATATACTGGGACGTCGGTGCTATTAACATTTACCACCGATGCCGTTTTTTCCAAGAATCTGCTGGCACTGGTTGAATGGTCGGTGGTTAACTTGCTTGTCTGGATGACGTTTCTTGTCAGCAACTACTTTCAGACTGTTTTTCAGGAAAAGCTAACCCAGCGCATCTTGGTGGCGGTTCGCAGTACCATTTCGCGGAAAATCGCCGGTAAATCCTACGAACAATATCATCGGCAGACAACGGGAGAATATCTTTCAGAATACGTGAATGATGCCGGAAACATCGAGGTGAACGCGATCAAAAAGTTCTTTGCGTTGATTTCCAGCGCGGCTACCGTCCTCTTTGCGACCCTGGCACTTGCCGCCTACCACTTGCTGTTCCTGCCTGTCATCTTCGTGCTAGTCATCTTGATGTTAAAAGGACCTTCGTATTTAGAAAAATCGATGACCACTGCTACAAAACAGTTGTCAGATGGTAACGCTGCCTTTTCGAATCAACTAACCAATGTACTCAACGGGTTTGACGTATTTTCCAATGCAAATCAGCTGAGGCAATTGTGTCGGCTTGTGAAAAACGCAGCGCAAAAATATGGTCATACTAAAGTTGCTTACACGCAAACTAATACCCGAGTTTCAAATCTAATTGCCGCCTTGAGTATCTTTTGTCAGGTTATGGTGGATGTGGTCACCAGTGTACTGGCCATCTTAGGTGCGATTCCGCTTGGGGCTATTAGTTCAACTGGGAATATTGCTGCCAGCGTGTTCAACTCAATGTCGAGCCTAAGCAACGATGCCGTTCAGATTAAATCAACGCGGCCACTATTTGACAAGATTGCTGCGAGAGCGGTTAACAATGAAGCTGCCAGCGAGTCAATATCAGTCCCGACTTTTCAGCGCGCGCTAAAAATTGTGAATCTGAGTTACGCTATTGACGGCAAAAAGATTTTTGATCACCTGAATCTGATATTTAACCGCGGCGGCAAATACGCCATTGTTGGCCGCAGCGGGGTGGGTAAAAGTACCCTGCTCAAGATTTTGAATGGGCAAATTACGGATTATCACGGCCATGTTTATCTTGATCATCACGACATTCGAACACTAACCAGAGCACAGCTGACGGGAATCGGTCAGTACATTGATCAAAACGTATACTTATTTAACGACTCAGTTGAAAACAATACTGCACTTTGGCGAAAGAAAAAACATGCAGACAACTGGCTACAAAAAGCACTGAAGAAAGCACAAGTTGACTTTGTGAAATCACCCCACCAGCTGATCAAAGAAAACGGCGAAAACTTGTCAGGTGGACAAAAGCAGCGACTGGCATTGGCAAGATTCTTTTATGCACCAAAACCAATCGCTTTACTCGATGAAGGGACGTCTGCACTTGATCCAGAAACAGCCCAAGCCGTTACCAAAGCATTTCTTGATGATCCCGATACGACGCTGATTGAAGTGAGTCATCATCTTGATGCGAAGTTGCGCGCGGAGTATGACGGCGTGATTGAATTGGGGAAGTAG
- a CDS encoding helix-turn-helix domain-containing protein, protein MKNFGATFRYLREARGISLSSLADDVVSKGMISKFENGTSDLSTTRFFHLLDAIYVTPYEFMIVMNHFKPLHTNRFLKKVTACALAQNVPGLKRLANEQYERWQQSQSLFDQLNWIMAACILAETAKQPLSAKVDLHVLTDYLFKCEDWGNFELILYGNTMTQLPIDAIVIFSQTLLEKCSLYTGLITVYETCINVLLNTIAVLIRHNRIQTALKTVALLEQKDLPESFLLERILLKYYKGILLEKTGESKKGHALIHAALSALDAGDCDTFISSLREALADLGVYHI, encoded by the coding sequence ATGAAAAACTTTGGCGCAACTTTTAGATATTTACGTGAGGCGCGCGGTATTAGTCTGAGCTCACTGGCAGACGATGTCGTGTCAAAAGGCATGATTTCAAAATTTGAAAACGGCACCTCTGATTTGTCCACGACCCGCTTTTTTCATTTACTGGATGCCATCTACGTCACGCCTTATGAATTTATGATCGTGATGAATCACTTCAAGCCACTTCATACCAATCGCTTTCTGAAAAAAGTTACCGCGTGCGCATTAGCTCAAAACGTGCCGGGGCTCAAGCGTTTGGCCAATGAACAATACGAACGCTGGCAACAGTCGCAATCACTTTTCGATCAACTCAATTGGATCATGGCCGCATGCATCCTCGCCGAAACCGCAAAACAACCTTTATCCGCTAAAGTCGACCTACACGTCCTCACTGATTATCTATTCAAGTGTGAAGACTGGGGTAACTTTGAGTTGATCTTATACGGCAACACTATGACACAGTTGCCAATCGACGCCATTGTCATCTTTTCCCAGACGCTGTTAGAAAAATGCTCTCTTTACACTGGGTTAATCACGGTATACGAAACCTGTATCAATGTCCTGCTCAACACCATCGCCGTCTTGATCCGCCACAATCGCATCCAGACGGCTTTAAAAACCGTTGCCCTTTTAGAACAAAAAGACTTACCGGAATCGTTTCTCTTGGAAAGAATTCTTTTGAAGTACTACAAAGGGATTCTGCTAGAAAAAACCGGCGAATCGAAAAAGGGACATGCGCTTATTCACGCTGCACTAAGCGCTTTAGATGCAGGTGACTGCGATACGTTCATCAGCTCGCTCCGAGAAGCGTTAGCCGATCTTGGGGTGTATCATATTTGA